From the Paenibacillus sp. FSL H8-0548 genome, one window contains:
- a CDS encoding glycoside hydrolase family 13 protein: MLLEAVYHRPKQNWAYAYDGQTLHLRLRTKKDDAALVEAIVGDKYAWEQTITAVPMRILSSDAHFDYWETSVIPPFRRLRYAFRLTSGSESIILTDKGFESVLPDNSNTFFDFPYINPIDVFEPPAWVKDAVFYQIFPERFANGDPSLNPANMLPWGGEPTPQNFFGGDLQGVLDHLDHISELGINAVYFTPLFEATTNHKYDTQDYMKVDPHFGTNEKLKELVEACHARGIRVLLDAVFNHSGRTFPPFVDAQVNGQQSKFADWFYVREWPLQVVNGVPSYETFAFEPLMPKLNTEHPEVKQYLFEVARYWIEEIGIDGWRLDVANEVDHQFWREFRQTVKAVNPEAYILGEIWHDSIMWLQGDQFDAVMNYPLTNAVLDFFAYQTIDATAFTHAIGTQLAAYPQQVTETAFNLLDSHDTPRLLTICEDNVDTMKLSSLFQLTFPGTPCIYYGDEVGMNGAGDPGCRKCMVWDPAEQNLELLKFYKAAISLRHRYRALRSADLRFVDAGKSGGSVVYERRDGDQRLLIAMNARAEAANLSFEIESVHADTGLAPHAVVFTGFDSKIEAGTGAAADLHEKSDAKNLVPAISKIPSTDIALSTSESSSKWKVLLSSSSPFAEGSIVTSNKNGELQLQLPAYGFVILEQTNA; the protein is encoded by the coding sequence ATGTTATTAGAAGCTGTATACCACAGACCCAAGCAAAACTGGGCCTACGCCTACGATGGACAAACGCTGCACCTCCGCTTGCGCACCAAAAAGGATGATGCAGCGCTCGTTGAGGCTATTGTTGGTGATAAATATGCTTGGGAGCAGACCATTACAGCTGTGCCGATGCGGATATTGTCCTCTGATGCACACTTCGATTATTGGGAAACCTCGGTCATTCCGCCTTTTCGAAGGCTCCGCTATGCGTTTCGCTTAACAAGCGGCTCGGAGTCGATCATTTTAACGGACAAAGGCTTCGAGTCCGTGCTGCCGGATAATTCGAATACATTTTTTGATTTCCCCTATATCAATCCTATCGATGTATTCGAGCCGCCTGCATGGGTAAAGGATGCTGTTTTCTATCAAATATTTCCGGAGCGCTTCGCGAATGGCGATCCATCGCTTAACCCTGCGAACATGCTGCCTTGGGGCGGCGAGCCGACACCTCAGAACTTTTTTGGCGGTGACCTGCAGGGGGTCCTCGATCACTTGGATCACATTTCCGAGCTTGGCATTAATGCTGTTTATTTCACGCCGCTTTTTGAAGCAACGACCAACCACAAGTATGATACACAGGACTATATGAAGGTGGACCCTCATTTTGGTACAAACGAGAAGCTGAAGGAGCTGGTCGAGGCTTGCCATGCTCGTGGCATTCGTGTTCTTCTCGATGCGGTATTCAATCATTCCGGCAGAACGTTCCCCCCATTTGTCGATGCACAGGTGAACGGCCAGCAATCTAAGTTTGCGGATTGGTTCTACGTACGCGAATGGCCATTGCAGGTCGTAAATGGCGTGCCTTCCTACGAGACGTTTGCCTTCGAGCCGCTTATGCCAAAGCTGAATACGGAGCATCCCGAGGTTAAGCAATATTTATTCGAGGTCGCTCGTTATTGGATTGAGGAGATTGGCATCGATGGATGGCGGCTGGACGTCGCCAATGAGGTGGATCATCAATTTTGGCGTGAATTCCGTCAGACGGTAAAAGCAGTTAATCCAGAGGCCTACATCCTCGGCGAGATTTGGCATGATTCGATCATGTGGCTGCAGGGCGATCAATTTGATGCGGTCATGAACTATCCTTTAACGAATGCGGTGCTCGACTTCTTCGCTTATCAGACCATCGATGCCACTGCTTTCACTCATGCCATAGGCACCCAGCTTGCTGCCTATCCGCAGCAGGTAACCGAAACGGCATTCAACCTGCTGGATAGTCATGACACGCCAAGGCTGCTTACGATCTGCGAGGATAACGTCGATACGATGAAGCTATCCTCATTGTTCCAGCTAACCTTCCCTGGCACCCCATGCATTTATTATGGTGATGAGGTAGGCATGAACGGTGCTGGCGATCCAGGCTGCCGCAAATGTATGGTGTGGGACCCGGCTGAACAAAATCTAGAGCTGCTGAAATTTTACAAAGCAGCCATCAGCCTGCGTCATCGCTACCGCGCGCTGCGCAGCGCAGACCTTCGTTTCGTAGACGCAGGAAAATCGGGCGGCTCGGTAGTGTATGAGCGCCGCGATGGCGATCAACGCTTGCTTATTGCGATGAATGCACGAGCAGAGGCTGCTAATCTGAGCTTTGAAATAGAAAGTGTGCACGCAGACACCGGCTTGGCTCCGCATGCAGTTGTATTTACCGGCTTCGATAGCAAAATTGAGGCAGGCACAGGGGCAGCCGCAGATTTGCACGAAAAGTCTGACGCTAAGAACTTAGTACCCGCAATCAGCAAAATACCTAGCACTGACATCGCTCTGTCAACTAGCGAGTCTTCATCTAAGTGGAAGGTCCTACTATCAAGCAGCAGTCCATTTGCAGAAGGCTCAATCGTTACAAGCAATAAGAATGGCGAGCTGCAGCTTCAACTGCCTGCCTACGGCTTCGTCATATTGGAGCAGACTAACGCGTAG
- the trxB gene encoding thioredoxin-disulfide reductase — MYKTIIIGTGPAGLTSAIYLARANMEPLVIEGWQPGGQLTTTTEVENFPGFPDGILGSELMSNMRKQAQRFGATFKTGSVKSVDFSKRPYTLDVEGIGELQAESIIISTGASAKYLGIPGEQENLGRGVSTCATCDGFFFRGKKIIVVGGGDSAMEEAVFLTRFASEVRLVHRRDDLRASKIMQDRARANEKIVWSLNRTPLEVAATGMGLQGLKVRNNETGEEELLETDGLFITIGHTPNTGFLGGQIDTDEQGYIIVKPGTSETNIPGVYACGDVQDRNYRQAITAAGSGCMAALDCERYLESQVHEAVVNA; from the coding sequence ATTTACAAAACGATTATTATCGGTACAGGTCCTGCTGGACTTACCTCAGCGATTTACTTGGCGCGGGCGAACATGGAGCCGCTTGTTATTGAAGGGTGGCAGCCAGGCGGTCAGCTTACGACTACTACAGAGGTTGAGAACTTCCCAGGCTTCCCTGATGGTATTCTCGGCAGCGAGCTTATGTCCAATATGCGCAAGCAAGCGCAGCGCTTCGGTGCAACGTTCAAAACAGGCTCAGTGAAAAGCGTAGACTTCAGCAAACGCCCTTACACGCTGGATGTTGAAGGCATTGGCGAGCTGCAAGCGGAGTCGATTATTATTTCTACCGGCGCTTCGGCCAAATATCTCGGGATTCCAGGCGAGCAAGAAAACCTCGGGCGCGGCGTAAGCACCTGCGCTACTTGCGACGGCTTCTTCTTCCGCGGCAAAAAGATCATTGTAGTCGGAGGCGGCGACTCCGCAATGGAGGAAGCGGTGTTCCTTACCCGCTTTGCTTCCGAGGTTAGACTCGTTCACCGTCGCGATGACCTTCGCGCTTCAAAAATTATGCAGGATCGCGCTCGCGCCAACGAGAAAATCGTGTGGAGCCTAAACCGTACACCGCTTGAAGTGGCGGCAACAGGTATGGGCTTGCAGGGGCTAAAAGTACGCAACAATGAAACAGGCGAGGAAGAGCTGCTTGAGACAGACGGTTTGTTTATTACGATCGGCCATACTCCGAATACGGGCTTCCTTGGCGGCCAAATCGACACGGATGAGCAAGGCTATATTATCGTGAAGCCAGGCACCTCGGAGACGAATATTCCAGGCGTATACGCATGCGGCGACGTTCAGGACCGCAATTATCGTCAAGCGATCACAGCGGCTGGAAGCGGCTGTATGGCTGCTCTCGATTGCGAGCGCTACTTGGAGTCACAAGTACACGAAGCAGTAGTTAATGCTTAA
- a CDS encoding response regulator transcription factor: MPKIIVVDDDPNIRELVSLFLKREGYQVIEAIDGVDALEKLEAVRPELAIIDVMMPRMDGWALCAAMRSSYDIPLLLLTAKGETTQKVKGFELGADDYMVKPFDPPELIVRVKALLKRYRITASQTVEFGDVLMNQTDFHMTAGGDRVTLPPKEFELLFKLASYPGKTFARDQLIEQIWGVDYEGDERTVDVHIKRLRDRFPEEQYRFRIVTIRGLGYRLEEWT, translated from the coding sequence ATGCCCAAAATCATCGTTGTTGATGATGATCCGAACATACGTGAGCTGGTGAGTCTTTTCTTGAAGAGAGAGGGCTATCAGGTTATTGAAGCTATAGATGGAGTAGATGCGCTCGAGAAGCTGGAGGCGGTTCGACCGGAGCTTGCCATTATCGATGTGATGATGCCGCGCATGGACGGATGGGCGCTTTGTGCTGCCATGCGCTCCAGCTATGATATTCCGCTGCTGCTGCTGACGGCAAAGGGAGAAACCACGCAGAAGGTGAAGGGCTTCGAGCTTGGTGCGGATGACTATATGGTCAAGCCCTTTGATCCCCCAGAGCTTATCGTCAGAGTGAAGGCGCTGCTCAAAAGATACCGAATTACGGCATCACAGACGGTCGAGTTTGGCGATGTCCTGATGAATCAGACTGACTTTCATATGACCGCAGGCGGAGATCGGGTTACGCTGCCGCCGAAGGAATTCGAGCTGCTGTTCAAGCTCGCAAGCTATCCTGGAAAGACGTTTGCACGGGATCAGCTTATTGAACAAATATGGGGTGTGGATTATGAGGGGGATGAGCGGACCGTTGATGTTCATATCAAAAGGCTGCGCGATCGTTTTCCTGAGGAGCAATACCGCTTCCGCATTGTTACCATTCGAGGGCTAGGCTATCGATTGGAGGAATGGACATGA